The proteins below come from a single Holdemania massiliensis genomic window:
- a CDS encoding SPFH domain-containing protein: protein MAVIEVVKYNGTPDVFAWKYPGEELGTWTQLIVNESQEAILFKNGMALDVFPSGRYTLDTENIPLLRKLMNMPFGGRSPFTAEIWFVNLVSSLNIKWGTASPIQLQDPKYGIFVPVRSYGQFGIQIVDSKQFLIKLVGTLPVFDKTNLTQYFRGLYITKVKDTVSSYLVHKGISILEINAYLDELSEYMKDRIEPVMEDYGIELVNFYVNDINVPEEDPAVVKLKEALSKRAEMNIIGYSYQQERSFDTLEGVARKESAAASGFMGAGLELGVGAAAGSAFGGQFASMGGILNVEKEVPRIECPSCHAQIEKGMAFCPECGFQLEGKKKPFTCSACGEILIEGVKFCPHCGRRLNPCPNCGADIPEGKQVCPNCHAEILPACPKCGKMLPIKNAKFCPECGARLTRHCPKCGTEVGKQIKFCPECGEKLESED, encoded by the coding sequence ATGGCTGTAATTGAAGTTGTTAAGTATAATGGAACACCCGATGTCTTTGCGTGGAAATATCCAGGCGAAGAACTTGGGACTTGGACGCAGCTGATCGTCAATGAGTCACAGGAGGCAATTCTGTTTAAAAATGGAATGGCTCTGGATGTTTTTCCCAGTGGCCGTTATACGTTGGATACGGAGAACATACCGCTGCTCAGAAAGCTGATGAATATGCCGTTTGGCGGCCGTTCACCGTTTACCGCGGAAATCTGGTTTGTCAATCTGGTCAGTTCGCTGAATATTAAATGGGGTACTGCCTCACCGATTCAGCTTCAGGATCCAAAGTATGGTATTTTTGTACCAGTACGTTCGTATGGGCAGTTTGGAATTCAAATTGTAGACTCTAAACAGTTTTTAATCAAGTTGGTCGGTACTTTGCCGGTTTTTGATAAAACTAATCTAACGCAATATTTCCGTGGTCTTTATATTACGAAGGTTAAGGATACTGTATCTTCGTATCTGGTTCATAAGGGCATCAGTATTTTGGAAATCAATGCCTATCTTGATGAGCTGTCTGAATACATGAAGGATCGGATCGAGCCGGTGATGGAGGATTACGGAATTGAGCTGGTTAATTTCTATGTTAATGATATTAACGTTCCGGAGGAGGATCCGGCAGTTGTCAAACTGAAAGAAGCATTGTCTAAACGGGCAGAGATGAATATCATCGGTTACAGTTACCAACAGGAGCGTTCCTTTGATACCCTTGAGGGTGTGGCGCGGAAAGAAAGTGCTGCGGCCTCTGGTTTCATGGGAGCCGGACTGGAATTGGGTGTTGGCGCGGCTGCCGGCAGTGCTTTTGGCGGTCAGTTTGCAAGCATGGGCGGAATTTTAAATGTTGAAAAGGAAGTCCCGCGAATCGAATGTCCAAGCTGTCATGCCCAAATTGAAAAAGGGATGGCTTTTTGTCCGGAATGTGGTTTTCAGCTGGAAGGGAAAAAGAAACCATTTACCTGTTCAGCCTGCGGTGAAATTCTGATCGAAGGTGTGAAGTTCTGTCCGCACTGCGGCCGGCGTCTCAATCCGTGTCCTAACTGTGGGGCTGATATCCCGGAAGGAAAGCAGGTTTGTCCGAATTGTCATGCTGAAATACTGCCAGCTTGCCCAAAATGCGGCAAAATGCTGCCAATTAAAAACGCGAAGTTCTGTCCGGAATGTGGTGCTCGATTAACTCGTCATTGTCCAAAGTGCGGCACAGAAGTGGGAAAACAGATTAAATTCTGTCCTGAATGCGGCGAAAAATTAGAATCAGAGGATTAG
- a CDS encoding FAD-dependent oxidoreductase, giving the protein MKRLLALLLCGLMLLAGCSSSPTPTADPETKMTPGTYSSVGTGFKGDIKLDVTVTEDAITEIKVVDHKETKGIGSEAVTILAEKMVEYQTTGVDLVAGATVTSAGFRTAVNDALNQAGADMDKFSAAPEKAELKDETLDTDVVVVGGGSSGMMAAQYLAKDGYKVILLEKTPMVGGASAMAGGTLSATNSTWQKEAGYEDSPEALKERLLAIGHNKNHLPTLELFTRIIGPNFDWIVDENGGNMPYKHEGSGASYSFEGSGAGAMLKLKEIMLDAGAELLLNTQATELIVNEGTVVGVKATGEDANYTINAKAVILATGGYGHNKDIVPEEYFAFRYSGHSGHDGDALEMIKAVDGATRNLTWLNKQPNTMILPSGAPQYTNMGVGKAYNMSGILINEKGERFACENGDTWELMLAMEKNERQYLLMDQENYDAFNAAMASIYSAEDAAKWTADDYTGQPFYKGADTLEELAEKLDVSAEALKATVAKYNEAVTAGAEDEFGRQLTTTITEEGRYYALEMSIRYSTSLGGICINDSMQVLNTSEEAVPGLYAAGEVVGGVQGDLYLPSSTFTWAMTSGVEAGRVVSSALAE; this is encoded by the coding sequence ATGAAACGTTTATTAGCACTGTTGTTGTGCGGATTGATGTTGTTAGCTGGATGTTCATCATCGCCAACGCCAACAGCCGATCCTGAAACAAAAATGACTCCCGGCACTTATTCTTCCGTGGGGACAGGGTTCAAAGGCGACATCAAACTGGATGTTACCGTCACTGAAGACGCCATTACTGAAATTAAGGTCGTGGATCACAAAGAAACCAAGGGGATTGGTTCTGAAGCTGTTACGATTTTAGCGGAAAAGATGGTAGAGTATCAAACTACGGGGGTAGATCTGGTGGCAGGCGCTACAGTTACATCCGCTGGATTCAGAACTGCGGTGAATGACGCTTTAAATCAAGCAGGGGCGGATATGGATAAATTCAGTGCCGCTCCAGAAAAAGCCGAATTGAAAGATGAAACCTTGGATACCGATGTCGTTGTCGTAGGCGGCGGATCTTCAGGTATGATGGCGGCACAATACCTCGCAAAAGATGGCTACAAAGTAATCTTGCTTGAAAAAACACCGATGGTTGGCGGCGCCAGCGCCATGGCTGGGGGAACTTTGTCCGCTACAAACAGCACATGGCAAAAAGAAGCTGGTTATGAAGATTCTCCAGAAGCCTTGAAAGAACGGCTGCTGGCGATCGGTCATAACAAAAACCATCTTCCAACCCTTGAATTATTCACCAGAATTATCGGTCCAAACTTTGACTGGATCGTGGATGAAAATGGCGGCAACATGCCGTACAAGCATGAAGGCTCTGGAGCAAGCTATTCCTTTGAAGGCAGCGGTGCAGGTGCAATGCTCAAACTGAAAGAAATTATGCTGGATGCAGGGGCTGAATTGCTGCTGAACACTCAGGCTACTGAACTTATCGTCAACGAGGGTACGGTTGTGGGAGTTAAGGCTACTGGTGAAGATGCTAACTACACAATCAATGCTAAAGCGGTTATTCTGGCAACCGGGGGTTATGGTCATAACAAGGACATCGTTCCGGAAGAATACTTCGCCTTCCGTTATTCAGGACATTCCGGTCATGACGGTGATGCTTTAGAAATGATCAAAGCGGTCGATGGGGCTACCCGTAACTTGACCTGGTTAAATAAACAGCCGAACACGATGATTCTTCCAAGCGGTGCTCCTCAGTACACCAATATGGGAGTTGGTAAAGCCTACAACATGAGCGGAATCCTGATTAACGAAAAAGGGGAAAGATTCGCTTGTGAAAATGGGGATACTTGGGAATTGATGCTCGCGATGGAAAAGAATGAAAGACAATACTTACTGATGGATCAGGAAAACTATGACGCATTTAATGCTGCAATGGCCAGCATTTACTCTGCTGAAGATGCGGCTAAATGGACTGCCGATGACTATACAGGTCAGCCATTCTATAAAGGGGCTGATACTTTAGAAGAACTGGCTGAAAAACTGGATGTTTCGGCAGAGGCTCTCAAGGCTACAGTTGCGAAGTACAACGAAGCTGTGACTGCTGGTGCCGAAGATGAATTCGGACGCCAATTAACCACGACCATTACTGAAGAAGGCCGTTACTATGCTCTGGAAATGTCAATCCGTTATTCAACGTCATTAGGCGGTATTTGCATTAATGATTCTATGCAGGTCTTAAACACATCGGAAGAAGCTGTTCCAGGATTGTATGCCGCCGGAGAAGTTGTCGGCGGAGTTCAAGGTGACCTGTATTTGCCAAGTTCAACATTCACATGGGCCATGACATCAGGTGTTGAAGCCGGCCGAGTTGTTTCCTCGGCTTTGGCTGAATAA
- a CDS encoding M81 family metallopeptidase: MKVLIGQFVTESNANIPHLCELTDYDLAFGEDCIAKMQIRSVFERHGIELIPSIYANAGANGVVSASAFAYIESCFLKTVQEHRHEIDGIYLMLHGASEVQDLEGGSGDHHILLEIRKLVGPYVPIAVSCDPHGNLKKEYAEAIQILRSYRQSPHTDKEETYEKVTELLCQLLKQRQHIHAVYRKLPLILGGEQSVSADEPVRSINRYMDQLEEDPRILSCSWHVGYIRHDCAVAGCGIVVIPAHTEDQAYAEEIADQLADYVWQRRHEFHYTGLTAKPDEALKMALDYEGSPAVITDSGDNMTSGATGWNTFVLRQVLALPQLKKHFLFAPICDPKTVEQLKVCQPGEPVKICLGVGHDTLSERVELSVIVRKSGEIARFVGDELIKVFGQGILVSVQGKPIDILITNTSQPIIVNAQLQHLGIDWTGYEVTVVKQGYIFPDFKAQAGFYVMSLTDGATPQDTASIPFKRIMRPMFPIDQI, translated from the coding sequence ATGAAAGTCTTGATCGGCCAGTTTGTTACGGAATCCAATGCCAACATCCCCCATCTGTGTGAACTCACAGATTACGACCTTGCCTTTGGTGAGGACTGCATTGCAAAGATGCAGATTCGCTCGGTATTTGAGCGGCATGGAATAGAGTTGATCCCGTCGATTTATGCCAATGCCGGAGCTAACGGCGTTGTCAGCGCGTCTGCTTTTGCGTACATTGAAAGCTGCTTTTTGAAGACGGTTCAGGAACATCGCCATGAGATCGACGGCATTTACCTGATGCTTCACGGCGCCAGTGAGGTTCAGGACTTGGAAGGCGGTTCCGGTGATCATCATATCCTGCTGGAAATCCGCAAGTTGGTCGGGCCTTATGTTCCAATTGCGGTATCCTGCGATCCCCATGGCAATCTGAAAAAAGAATATGCCGAGGCGATTCAGATTCTGCGCAGCTATCGCCAGTCCCCGCACACGGATAAGGAAGAAACCTATGAAAAGGTCACGGAACTCTTATGTCAGCTGTTGAAGCAGCGTCAGCATATCCATGCCGTTTACCGCAAGCTGCCTTTGATCTTAGGCGGGGAGCAGAGTGTATCCGCGGACGAGCCGGTACGTTCGATTAATCGCTATATGGATCAGCTGGAAGAAGATCCACGGATTTTAAGTTGTTCCTGGCATGTCGGCTACATTCGCCATGACTGTGCGGTGGCAGGATGCGGCATCGTGGTCATTCCCGCGCATACTGAAGACCAAGCTTATGCAGAAGAAATTGCGGATCAGCTGGCGGATTACGTCTGGCAGCGGCGGCATGAGTTTCATTATACCGGATTAACCGCTAAACCCGACGAAGCGCTGAAGATGGCGCTGGACTACGAAGGCAGCCCGGCCGTGATCACGGATTCCGGGGATAATATGACCTCCGGGGCAACCGGCTGGAATACGTTCGTTTTGCGCCAGGTCTTAGCCTTGCCGCAATTAAAGAAACACTTTCTGTTCGCGCCGATCTGTGATCCGAAAACGGTGGAGCAGCTGAAAGTCTGTCAGCCGGGGGAACCGGTCAAGATTTGTTTGGGGGTGGGACATGATACCCTTTCTGAAAGGGTTGAACTCTCGGTTATTGTCAGAAAATCTGGTGAAATTGCCCGCTTTGTCGGCGACGAGCTGATCAAGGTGTTTGGCCAAGGGATTCTGGTCAGCGTTCAGGGCAAGCCGATTGATATTCTCATTACCAACACCAGCCAGCCGATCATCGTGAATGCCCAGCTGCAGCATCTCGGCATCGATTGGACGGGGTATGAAGTAACGGTTGTGAAGCAGGGTTACATCTTCCCGGATTTTAAAGCTCAGGCCGGCTTCTATGTGATGTCGCTGACCGACGGCGCAACGCCGCAGGATACCGCATCCATTCCGTTTAAACGGATTATGCGCCCGATGTTTCCCATCGATCAGATTTAA
- a CDS encoding M81 family metallopeptidase, with product MKVLVGLFTTESNANVPGKNEITSYDLGFGEDCIRKLRVAPVFEAEGIEMIPAVYASAGASGVVTRSTFDYIESLFLDTVQQHLHELDGIYLHLHGASEVEGIGSGDHHILLAIRKLVGPYLPIAVACDPHGNLCREYVENCTILRSYRESPHTDADETKRKVAKMLCDLLKNRQNIHALYRKLPLILGGEQSVSTDEPVRSINQYMDELEQDPRILSCSWHVGYIRHDSDVAGCGIVVVPAAEKDKAYAEEVADKLAAYVWDRRREFHYTGLTAKPEAALNMALEFEGKPVFITDSGDNVTSGATGWNTFILRQVLAQPDLKKKFLFANICDPETWKQLDALALGSEAHISLGVNADEQSKSVELEVVIRSKGSLRGYLMHDHDAHYGDAVVVSVKGLPIDISIASTRQTMCEKHQFDAVGMDWDKYDVIVVKQGYIFPELKEKGKLCIMSLTMGATPQDTASIPFKRIMRPMFPIDEM from the coding sequence ATGAAAGTCTTAGTAGGATTGTTTACAACCGAGTCCAATGCCAATGTTCCGGGAAAGAATGAGATAACGAGTTATGATCTCGGCTTCGGTGAGGACTGCATCCGCAAGCTGCGGGTGGCTCCGGTCTTTGAGGCGGAAGGCATTGAGATGATTCCGGCGGTGTATGCCAGTGCCGGTGCTTCCGGGGTGGTGACCCGTTCCACCTTTGATTATATTGAATCGCTGTTTCTGGATACTGTGCAGCAGCATCTGCATGAGCTGGACGGCATTTATCTGCATTTGCACGGCGCCAGTGAAGTCGAGGGAATCGGTTCGGGTGATCATCACATTCTCTTAGCGATCCGCAAGCTGGTCGGCCCATATCTGCCGATCGCCGTGGCCTGTGATCCGCACGGCAACCTGTGTCGGGAATATGTGGAAAACTGTACGATTCTGCGCAGCTATCGGGAAAGCCCGCATACCGATGCCGATGAAACCAAGCGCAAGGTGGCGAAGATGCTCTGCGATCTGTTAAAAAACCGTCAGAATATCCATGCCCTTTACCGCAAGCTGCCTTTGATCTTAGGTGGGGAACAGAGCGTATCGACGGATGAGCCAGTGCGTTCGATCAATCAGTACATGGATGAGCTGGAACAGGATCCGCGGATTTTAAGCTGTTCCTGGCATGTCGGCTACATTCGCCATGACAGCGATGTGGCAGGCTGCGGCATTGTCGTTGTTCCCGCAGCGGAGAAGGATAAAGCCTATGCTGAAGAAGTCGCCGATAAGCTGGCAGCCTATGTCTGGGATCGCCGGCGTGAATTCCACTATACAGGTTTGACCGCAAAGCCGGAGGCGGCACTGAACATGGCGCTGGAGTTTGAGGGAAAGCCGGTATTCATCACCGATTCCGGGGACAATGTGACCTCGGGGGCAACCGGCTGGAACACCTTTATTCTACGGCAGGTGCTGGCTCAGCCGGATCTGAAAAAGAAGTTCTTGTTCGCCAACATCTGTGATCCTGAAACGTGGAAGCAGCTGGACGCCTTAGCTTTGGGCAGTGAAGCGCATATTTCTTTGGGTGTAAATGCCGATGAACAATCCAAATCAGTCGAGCTGGAAGTTGTGATTCGTTCTAAAGGCAGCCTGCGCGGCTATCTGATGCATGATCATGACGCGCACTATGGCGATGCGGTTGTGGTTTCAGTTAAGGGTTTGCCGATTGACATCAGTATCGCGTCAACGCGCCAGACGATGTGTGAAAAACATCAGTTTGACGCTGTCGGAATGGATTGGGACAAATACGATGTGATCGTTGTCAAACAAGGCTATATCTTCCCGGAACTCAAAGAAAAGGGAAAACTCTGCATCATGTCGCTGACGATGGGGGCAACCCCGCAGGATACCGCCTCCATTCCATTTAAGCGGATCATGCGGCCGATGTTTCCGATCGATGAAATGTAG
- a CDS encoding M81 family metallopeptidase: protein MKVLIGFFTTESNANILTQANLSHYDLAFDEECLRKNKVSEVFDLAGIEMIPAIYANAAGAGVIERNAFDYIERCFLRTISEHLDELDGIYLHLHGASEVEEIGSGDHHLLKKIRELTGPYLPIAVVCDPHGNLTQEYVENCTILRSYRQSPHTDADETKRKVAGMLCDLLKKREHIHAVYRKLPLILGGEQSVSTDEPVRSINQYMDELEHDPRILSCSWHVGYLRHDCPEAGCGIVVVPKKTEDQAYAESIADQLAAYVWQKRHEFHYTGLTMQPDQALKSVLEFAGKPAFLTDSGDNVTSGASGYNTFILRQFLAVKDLKKQVLFATICDPEACSQLQGNNLGDSVELKLGKGVDCWSESVQLTGTIIAKGPLMGNLWSGRSRVWGQTVTVRLASQPMDIIIASNNNTLCEQHQYIAAGVDWDQYDVIVVKQGYIFPELKAKGKLNIMSLTMGATPQDTKAIPFKRIMRPMFPMDEI from the coding sequence ATGAAAGTTTTAATCGGTTTCTTTACGACAGAATCCAATGCCAACATTTTAACCCAAGCCAATCTTTCCCATTATGATCTGGCCTTTGATGAGGAATGTCTACGCAAGAATAAAGTCAGCGAAGTTTTTGATCTGGCGGGGATTGAGATGATCCCGGCAATCTATGCGAATGCGGCCGGCGCCGGGGTGATCGAAAGGAATGCCTTTGATTATATTGAACGCTGTTTTCTCAGAACCATCAGCGAACATCTGGACGAACTGGATGGTATATATCTGCATCTGCACGGCGCCAGCGAAGTGGAGGAAATCGGTTCTGGGGATCATCATTTGTTAAAGAAGATCCGCGAGCTGACTGGCCCATATCTGCCGATCGCCGTGGTCTGTGATCCGCATGGCAATCTGACTCAGGAGTATGTGGAAAACTGTACGATTCTGCGCAGCTATCGCCAATCGCCGCACACCGACGCCGATGAAACCAAGCGCAAGGTTGCCGGCATGCTTTGCGATCTGTTGAAAAAGCGTGAACACATTCATGCGGTCTACCGCAAGCTGCCCCTGATTTTAGGCGGGGAACAAAGTGTTTCCACCGATGAGCCGGTGCGTTCGATCAATCAGTATATGGATGAACTGGAACACGATCCTCGGATATTGAGTTGTTCGTGGCATGTCGGTTATCTGCGGCATGATTGTCCGGAAGCGGGCTGTGGCATCGTCGTTGTCCCGAAGAAAACCGAGGATCAGGCTTATGCGGAGTCGATTGCGGATCAGCTGGCGGCCTATGTCTGGCAGAAGCGGCATGAATTTCACTACACGGGATTGACCATGCAGCCGGATCAGGCGTTGAAAAGCGTGCTGGAATTTGCGGGAAAGCCGGCTTTCTTAACCGATTCCGGCGACAATGTCACCTCCGGTGCCAGCGGCTATAACACGTTCATCCTGCGGCAGTTTCTGGCGGTCAAGGATCTGAAAAAGCAGGTGTTGTTTGCGACGATCTGTGATCCCGAAGCCTGTTCTCAGCTGCAGGGGAACAATCTCGGCGACAGCGTTGAATTGAAGTTAGGAAAAGGGGTGGACTGTTGGTCAGAAAGCGTACAGCTCACAGGGACAATTATTGCCAAAGGTCCCCTGATGGGCAATCTCTGGAGCGGCCGCAGCCGGGTTTGGGGACAGACGGTTACCGTTCGTCTGGCTTCACAGCCGATGGATATCATCATAGCATCCAACAACAATACGCTGTGTGAGCAGCATCAATACATTGCCGCCGGAGTGGATTGGGACCAGTATGATGTGATCGTCGTCAAGCAGGGCTATATCTTCCCGGAATTAAAAGCAAAAGGAAAACTGAATATCATGTCGTTAACGATGGGTGCAACGCCGCAGGATACCAAAGCGATTCCGTTTAAGCGGATCATGCGTCCGATGTTTCCGATGGATGAAATTTAG
- a CDS encoding Zn-dependent hydrolase encodes MEINQDRLWNRLHELGKIGVDPQGGNTRWTYTDVDMQARDWLIDQMHQAGLQVQEDAIGNVIGIYNPADSSEAPVISGSHFDTVRCGGQFDGCLGLLASLEAAETLKENNVSLKRPLYVIGFRDEEGNRFSSGMLGSKVITGKAEDADFSAVDEAGITIGEAMKQRGYHPDLYRQSRIDPIYASVELHIEQGKVLEQADCPVGIVEGIPYLRFYEITLTGCSGHAGATPMNDRQDPVLAMTRWIQKITELASARPYTVATVGNIKTVPGSTNVICDHVTFSLDIRSLEEQNIDDCLQAMGKLEAELKAQGIQVSCQLRHILYGVECDEKLKSQLEQILQTRKIPYQRLMSGAGHDSQNFKDVCPCAMIFVRSENGYSHRKEEFSSKADCAAGAQTLLDLLYQLTNEE; translated from the coding sequence ATGGAAATCAATCAAGACCGATTATGGAACCGGCTGCACGAATTAGGCAAAATCGGTGTGGATCCGCAGGGCGGCAACACGCGCTGGACGTACACCGATGTTGATATGCAGGCGCGGGACTGGCTGATCGACCAGATGCACCAAGCCGGGCTGCAGGTGCAGGAAGATGCCATCGGCAATGTCATCGGGATCTACAATCCTGCGGACAGCTCGGAGGCTCCGGTTATCAGCGGTTCGCATTTTGACACCGTTCGCTGCGGCGGACAGTTCGATGGCTGCTTAGGCCTGTTGGCAAGTCTGGAAGCGGCCGAGACTTTGAAGGAAAACAACGTCAGTCTCAAACGCCCGCTTTATGTGATCGGCTTTCGCGATGAGGAAGGCAACCGTTTCAGTTCCGGCATGCTGGGCAGCAAGGTCATCACAGGCAAGGCGGAAGATGCTGACTTTTCCGCGGTCGATGAAGCCGGAATCACGATTGGTGAAGCGATGAAGCAGCGGGGTTATCATCCTGACCTGTACCGTCAAAGCCGAATTGACCCGATCTATGCAAGTGTGGAGCTGCATATCGAACAGGGCAAGGTACTGGAACAGGCTGACTGTCCGGTTGGGATCGTCGAAGGGATTCCGTATCTGCGGTTTTACGAAATCACCCTGACTGGCTGCAGCGGTCATGCCGGAGCGACGCCGATGAACGATCGTCAGGATCCGGTGTTGGCGATGACGCGCTGGATTCAGAAAATCACAGAACTGGCCTCGGCCCGTCCCTACACGGTAGCGACTGTCGGCAACATTAAAACCGTTCCCGGATCCACCAACGTAATCTGCGATCATGTGACCTTTTCGCTGGATATCCGCAGTCTGGAGGAACAAAACATCGACGACTGCCTGCAAGCGATGGGAAAACTGGAGGCCGAGCTGAAAGCCCAGGGGATCCAGGTCAGCTGTCAGCTGCGGCATATTCTGTACGGCGTGGAATGCGATGAAAAGCTGAAAAGCCAGCTGGAACAGATTCTTCAAACCCGTAAAATTCCCTATCAGCGTTTAATGAGCGGTGCGGGCCATGACAGTCAGAACTTCAAAGATGTCTGTCCCTGCGCGATGATTTTCGTCCGTTCTGAAAACGGCTATTCGCACCGCAAAGAGGAATTTTCGTCAAAAGCAGACTGTGCGGCCGGCGCTCAGACACTGCTGGATCTGCTTTACCAGCTCACTAACGAAGAATGA
- a CDS encoding M81 family metallopeptidase → MKVLIGTFVTESNANVPAKARMNNYDLAFGDDCIRKMNVSDIYEEAGIEIVPSIYADAGGNGVVTKEAFDYIESCFAKAVREHLSELDGIYLFLHGASEVEEIGSGDHHILKTIREITGPYLPIAVVCDPHGNLCQSYVENCTILRSYRESPHTDAQQSKRIVSQMLCDLLKDRQHIHSVYRKLPLILGGEQSVSADEPVLSINRYMDELEQDPRIRSVSWHVGYIRHDCDVAGCGIVVVPQNTEDQAYAETIADQLAAYVWDKRHEFHYTGLTAQPEEALTMALELEGKPAIITDSGDNVTSGATGWNTFILRQVLALADLKKKFLFATICDPDCYKQLEALPDGTETQITLGTGYDEYSAPLTLDVTIQSHGELRGFMYRDHNKAYGYAVTVSVKGMPIDIMVASNRYAMVEIHQFVDAGINLDDYDVIVVKQGYIFPELKEYGKLCVMSLTGGATPQDTASIPFKSIMRPMFPIDQI, encoded by the coding sequence ATGAAAGTTTTGATAGGAACCTTTGTCACAGAATCCAATGCCAACGTACCGGCGAAAGCCCGGATGAACAATTATGATCTGGCCTTCGGCGATGACTGCATCCGCAAGATGAACGTTTCGGATATTTATGAGGAGGCTGGGATTGAAATCGTGCCTTCGATTTATGCCGATGCTGGCGGAAACGGCGTGGTGACCAAAGAAGCCTTTGATTATATTGAAAGCTGTTTTGCCAAAGCTGTGCGTGAACATCTGTCCGAGCTGGATGGCATCTATCTGTTTCTGCATGGCGCCAGTGAAGTGGAAGAGATCGGCTCCGGCGATCATCACATTTTAAAAACAATCCGGGAAATCACCGGACCGTATCTGCCGATTGCCGTCGTCTGTGATCCGCATGGCAATCTCTGTCAGTCGTATGTGGAAAACTGCACGATTCTGCGCAGTTACCGCGAATCTCCGCACACCGATGCCCAGCAGTCCAAGCGCATCGTTTCCCAAATGCTTTGCGATCTGTTGAAGGATCGTCAGCACATTCATTCTGTCTATCGCAAGCTGCCGCTGATTCTGGGTGGGGAGCAGAGTGTGTCGGCCGATGAACCAGTGCTTTCCATCAATCGCTACATGGATGAATTAGAACAGGATCCGCGCATCCGCAGTGTTTCCTGGCATGTTGGCTACATTCGCCATGACTGTGACGTGGCTGGCTGCGGCATTGTCGTCGTTCCGCAGAACACGGAAGATCAGGCCTATGCTGAAACTATCGCCGATCAGCTGGCTGCCTATGTCTGGGACAAGCGGCATGAATTCCACTACACCGGATTAACGGCTCAGCCGGAAGAAGCCCTGACGATGGCTTTAGAACTGGAAGGAAAACCGGCGATCATCACGGATTCCGGCGACAACGTGACTTCCGGCGCCACGGGATGGAACACGTTCATTCTGCGCCAGGTGCTGGCTCTTGCCGATTTGAAGAAGAAATTCCTGTTCGCAACGATCTGCGATCCGGACTGCTACAAACAACTTGAAGCGCTGCCTGACGGTACAGAAACGCAGATCACGCTCGGCACAGGCTATGACGAATACTCCGCTCCCCTCACCCTTGACGTGACGATTCAGTCGCATGGGGAACTGCGCGGCTTTATGTATCGGGATCACAACAAGGCGTATGGCTATGCGGTCACCGTCAGCGTCAAGGGGATGCCGATCGACATCATGGTTGCTTCCAACCGTTATGCGATGGTGGAAATCCATCAGTTTGTCGACGCCGGCATCAACCTGGACGATTACGATGTGATCGTCGTCAAGCAGGGCTACATTTTCCCGGAACTGAAAGAATATGGCAAGCTGTGCGTGATGTCCTTAACCGGCGGAGCAACGCCGCAGGACACGGCTTCCATTCCTTTCAAGAGCATTATGCGGCCAATGTTTCCGATCGATCAGATCTAA